One window of Desulfosoma sp. genomic DNA carries:
- a CDS encoding class I SAM-dependent methyltransferase — MNRQPHAVVDLSSRYLKAQKIERLLGLNQVFKPIRLLDIGTGSGGIAHYFATQADGVYNVTGVDVVDVRIVKDGYSFCLLSDTNLPFPDGCFDVVISNHVIEHVGDSENQINHLKEILRVMARKGVAYLATPNRWMLVEPHYGLPFLSWLPHSMWHRYVRAMRRGNWYDCEPLSPGLLEDFLCQVGFQYENICIEALMEMFRTEKASHPVWKLLSGIPKCALRKMLPWMPTLVYKLRPIE; from the coding sequence ATGAATCGCCAACCCCATGCCGTCGTTGACCTCTCTTCCAGATACCTAAAGGCCCAAAAGATCGAAAGGCTTTTGGGCCTTAATCAAGTATTTAAGCCGATACGACTTTTAGACATTGGGACCGGCTCTGGAGGAATTGCACACTACTTTGCTACCCAAGCAGACGGGGTTTATAACGTGACTGGAGTGGACGTGGTTGATGTACGCATTGTAAAAGATGGGTACTCGTTTTGTCTTTTATCTGATACTAATTTACCCTTCCCCGACGGCTGTTTTGATGTGGTTATATCTAACCATGTTATAGAACATGTGGGTGATAGTGAAAATCAGATCAACCATCTTAAAGAAATACTCAGGGTCATGGCACGGAAAGGCGTCGCTTATTTGGCGACTCCGAATCGTTGGATGTTGGTGGAGCCCCATTATGGTTTACCCTTTTTAAGTTGGCTTCCACATTCAATGTGGCATCGTTATGTGCGGGCTATGAGACGAGGCAATTGGTACGATTGCGAACCTCTCTCGCCAGGTCTCCTTGAAGATTTCCTTTGTCAAGTTGGCTTTCAATATGAAAATATATGTATCGAGGCTTTAATGGAGATGTTTCGTACTGAGAAGGCGAGTCACCCTGTGTGGAAATTATTGAGTGGAATTCCGAAATGTGCGCTTAGGAAGATGCTTCCGTGGATGCCTACATTGGTTTACAAGCTGAGACCTATTGAGTGA
- a CDS encoding glycosyltransferase family 2 protein produces MERGANVSVVIPAYHEEGAIAATVTKIQHILPDAEVIVVDDGSRDRTAEEARKAGAYVWSHPYNMGNGAAVKTGIRMASRDKVVLMDGDGQHDPEDLPRLLEAAQRYDMVVGARDPKTHASRFRRLANSAYNLLARYATKFPVKDLTSGYRVVDRDTVLRYLYLLPNTFSYPTTLTLAYLRSGRSVCYIPIRAQKRHGTSKIKPFRDGTRFLLIILKITTLFSPLRIFLPVSGSFFLLGVANYAYTYLTVHRFTNMSALLFITSILLFMLGLISEQITQLRYDRIENGG; encoded by the coding sequence TTGGAACGCGGTGCAAACGTCTCGGTGGTCATTCCGGCCTATCATGAAGAAGGAGCCATTGCGGCGACGGTGACCAAAATCCAACACATTCTTCCCGATGCGGAAGTGATAGTGGTGGATGACGGATCCCGGGATCGTACGGCCGAAGAAGCTCGAAAGGCCGGGGCCTATGTATGGTCTCATCCGTACAACATGGGAAACGGCGCCGCCGTCAAGACAGGGATTCGCATGGCTTCTCGGGATAAAGTGGTCCTGATGGACGGCGACGGCCAACATGATCCCGAAGACCTTCCACGGTTACTGGAAGCCGCTCAACGATACGATATGGTTGTGGGGGCTCGGGATCCCAAAACCCATGCCAGCAGATTTCGACGTTTGGCCAATTCGGCCTACAACCTGCTAGCGCGTTATGCCACCAAATTTCCGGTCAAAGATTTGACGTCAGGTTATCGAGTGGTGGACCGCGACACCGTTCTTCGCTATTTGTATCTTCTGCCTAACACCTTCTCCTACCCGACAACACTCACCCTGGCCTATCTGCGAAGCGGTCGTTCCGTCTGCTACATTCCCATTCGAGCCCAAAAACGCCACGGCACAAGCAAAATCAAACCCTTTCGGGACGGCACACGATTTCTCCTGATCATCCTGAAGATCACAACCCTCTTTTCCCCTCTGCGTATCTTTCTGCCCGTGAGCGGCTCCTTTTTCCTGCTGGGAGTGGCCAACTACGCTTACACCTACCTCACGGTCCACCGCTTCACCAACATGTCGGCCCTGCTTTTCATCACCTCTATTTTGCTTTTCATGCTAGGCCTCATCAGCGAACAAATCACTCAACTCCGCTACGACCGCATCGAAAACGGCGGGTGA